TGTCCAGCCCCTCCACCTGCACGATCTCCTTACCCAGGCCGCAGAGGCACAGGCAATCGGTGACGGTTTTGTTTACGCTTTTCGCACGCGCCTGGATGACGGCCTTTGTCCGGGGGCGTCACTCGGAGCGTGATGATTTCCGTTTTCTTTTCTCTCGGCATTCGTACTCCTTTCAAACTTTCGCCCCAACCAAACGAAAGTCCAGCGAAGCGGGTTTCGTTTGGAGAGGAGACACAGCGGAATGAATGCGCCCTGCCGCTCGCGGCGGGGCAAATGATATGGAGCTTGTGTCGACGAAGGGGCTGGGGGCGGGGCAGGGCCCCGAAACTGCGGCCGGTGTATAGCCCCGGACGCGATGCTTGCCCTCCCATATGGGAGGTTTTTCCCTGCCGGAGCTGTGAACACCACACCCAGCAAATTATTCATATGGGTCGATGGTGACGATCTTTTCGGTAGCGAGATCATCGACACCATCGACACTTTTCAGGCAGATGAGTCTGCCTCTGCTCCACCTGCGAAATGACACGACGATGCCACTGTTCCTTAGAGCCCCAATGTTTTTCCAAATTTGATGGGAGAGGCTGTTGCGTGTTAGCCCTTCGAGGTCGGCAGGATCAATCTTTTCCAGCAGCGCCTTGGCAGAGACACAGATCTCCGATTGTTCCCATAGCAAGGCGGAGAGAAGAAAGACAATCCGACTATTGGACGGTTCCGCTTCCGCTCAGTTGTCCCTGAGCAGATTCCAGATGTGACTTTTACCATCGAACTCCAGGAATAGCTCCCGGTAGATGATGTCCCGGCCGGTACAGTAGAGGGTGGCGGCGTTCTCTCCCCGCCTGCGCTTGCGGAGCACGAAGTTGGAGCCTGTGGCGCCACTCAAGCCTGTGATGCCGGAGATCATGTCCATAGGGTCGTCATCATTCAGCTTCCGCAGGTGATGGATCAACAAGACGGCAATGTAGTGCCGGTCTGCCAGATCTTTGAGGACACCGATGTCCTGGTAGTAGGGATTTGTTTTGTTCCCAGCCGCGCGAATGCGCTGGAGGGTATCGATGACTACCAGACCAATAGCCGGATGCACTTTGAGAAACTACGCGATCTGTTCCACCAGTCCGCTGTGGAGCTGCTCCGCCATCATGGCGAAGTGCAGCGACGGAGGCGTGAGATCAAAGAGCAAGCTCTGGATACGCTGGAAGCTGTCTTCCAGGTAGAGGTAGAGACTTCGCACGGGTATATAGCGAAGCTCCAGAGCGATTTGCCCTGTGCGGCACAGAGACATATCTACAGGGCCAGCCGGGACTTGCCGATCTTCGGTGCTCCTGCCAGCAGGTGGAGCCCCTGGGGCAGCAGGTCTCCTCCACGACGAACCAGAGGGGCATGGGGAATGATCTGCTGGGTATCTGCATTAATGGTATTCAATTTTTTCATCCGAAAATCTCCCTTTCCCCAAAATAAAGGCGCGGATCGACGGCCATCGATCCACGCCCTCTACACCAGAGAAAATGTCTTGAGTCTGAACAACCCTGGGAATATCCCCCTGGGAGAATTGATAGCAGAGGCACTGAACATCTCTCCGGAGGAGTACCATGAGCTGCAGCAGATGCTGGATAGGGCAATGACAGCATGGACCGCTATGAGGAAGATCACTGGATACGGGATTGGTTCGATGCCAACGAGGAGATGATCCTGCTCCATGACGCCCTGTGCTGCCGCCAGATATTTCGACTGATCCAAGAGAAGGATGAGATCCTATCAGAAGCGAGAACATTCCCGGAGCAGAATTCTCTTTTCCCAGAAGAAGATCTGGAACTCGGAGAACGGGACAGAGAGGGCCTGGCCGCAATCGGAGCATATAAAGACTACTTGGAGTACCCAGAGGACTATGGTGGGGAAGATCACATCGTCTATCAATTTGGCGATGAGTATTATACTTCGTCTGTTCCTCGAACGCCGATACCGCCGGAGTCACCGGAAAAGACGAGGGCGCTGTTGGTTGCCTATGGGCAGCTGAACGTGAAGTGGGCCGCCTATAAAAAATATTATATATAACTACAAAAGACTCCTGGAAGACATCGCGTCGGTCTGTCAGACACTTCGGGCGTTCGTTCGTATGGGATTCTCGTCGCTGGAAAAGCTGACGCCCAATAACTATGTGGCATCACTGCATGAATTTTTGTTTCATGAGCGAGCCCATAAGTGGGTTACAAATCCCGCGGAAGGGACCGGATTTTACACCTACATGGATGACGTGCGGATTCATCTTCGCCTCCAGGAAACGGCTCCTGGCTCCGGCGCATTCAAAGTCTACGAGTACTAGTTGGCAGACCTCCTCCAGACCATGATGAAGCTGGATTTCTATAAGGCACTGGAGGCCGGGCACCTAATCCGCAGGTGTGAGAACGGTGGACGGTATTTTCTGCTGTAAAAAGGTTACCACATCAGATATTGCGACCTGCCCAACTCCACCAACCCCAAGTACACCTGCGCCCAGCTGGGCTACCGGATCAGAGGCGTCAAGGAGGAGGCGGAGGACAGTTCGCTGTCCCAGGATCTTTACCACTGCTATCAGCGGATCGACAAGGGTTGGTCCCGAGGTGCCATTACAGCGGAGGAGCGAAAGCTGCTGCGAGAGAAAGCACAAGAGATTTACCGCGTAGCAAGAACAAAACCGAGTATGTTCTATGAGGCATTTAACACATCTCTGTCTAATAAGAAACTGTATCCGCTCTGTGCCGTTCAGTGAAAAAGCAGATCCAGAGGAAGAAAAAGAACGTTGATCTTTCATCTTGGAAGGAAGTGGGCGGTGGCCTGTGACAAACGAGGAACTGTATCAGAAATGTCGGATCGGTGACTCCACCGCCTTTGAATAGCTCCACAGACAGATGGAAAACTTCATCCGAAGAATTGCTCTGGATGCGGCTAGGCATTTTGAATGTACAGACACTGCAGCGACATTGCTGATAGAAGCTCTATGTGCCGAAGGAAACCTGGAGTTGTGGGATTGGATTCAGGTCGGCAGCCATGATGAGCATGCGGGAAATTAACCACCTATCTCAACCCCTTTTGCGGGGAAGAATGTACTGCTATCTGAAGACTAATTTGGGCGTCATAGCTTTGAGCAAGGATGAGATGGAACGTGTACGACTACCCCAGAAACTCTGCCATGCGGAGGGAAAGGCCATCGGCGAGATCGCGACACTGTTATATATCTCCGGGATGTCAGCCGCAAGACTGGTCGGATACCATATCCATTTCCTATCTGTATTTGATTTGTAGAGGGAAGGCGAGGAGGGTGATCCATTTGAGTAACTAGAGGAGCATGAGCAAGGAACGTCTGTGGAGCAGATCGTCTACCAAAAGGTGCACCTGGAACTGCTGGAGCTACTGCTCTGCTTGCTAAGCGTCAAAAACCGCTCTATTCTGGGCCACACCTTCGGGGGTATACGGCTATGAACAGCTATCTGCTGATGAAAACTGGGCCTGCAGGAGATGCTCTCCTCCGATAACATGACAAAGGCGAGAAAGACAGTCTTGGGGCACCTGCGCCAACGCTGTCCCGGAAGTGATCTCCACCGCTGGCGCAGGGCCTTCCGGCTGATGAGGAATGCGAGGGCAGGAGATTCCACTGCCTGTCTATCCTATCCGGTGTGGTGGGGGAAATAATCCATCCGTGAAGATGATTCGGAAACCTTCTTGCCGACTCCCACAGCCGTCCGCATCGGTCTTGGGATTGAAGTTACTGTTGCCGTCGTAGACACACAGGTAGGGATACTGACAATAAGGGAGAGGTGGAGCCACGCGGCTCCGCATCCTTTTATATTTAGCTTTTTTTGTTAAGCACCATCTGATTTTGTTGTAGATCGGCCATCCGGAGAAGCAGGGCATGACGTTCCATGGGCTGGCCATCTGGATGAACTACAACGGCCCCAGTGGAGTGGAAAGGGCATTCAAGCGTGTTATCCCAAAACTGAAACAACACGTCCACGGCGGAGTGTGGCCGGACATCCAGAGACCTCTCCAGAAGGCACAGCAGGAGTTCTGTTACTGCACGCCACAAGAGACATGGATCAAATAACAGTGGAATCTCGATATAAGAGTCAAGGTCTAGTTGTTTTGCACGGAAGTCAATCCTAGAGACTGCCTTGGTACATTTGTGGAAAAACTTTGAGCCGAGCAGGCATTGGCAGAGAGACGTTGGCGCCATTGGTATTGTGTATTATATAGGACGGTTGCGCTCTGCTCCATGTAATTTGTCCGGTGTTTTATGGCTGTGGGACAGGTGCTTCATCATCTTCAGGCGATCCTATTTTTTTGCGGGGGTGTAAACAAGAACTCTACATGGTTATCAGAATAGGCAGCATAGGTGTGGTCCTGCTTGGGGAGCCCTTGCAGCATTGTCATTTATTGTAAACAATGGATTGTAAAATTTGTGCGTTGATGTTAAAATATAACTAACACATTGGTGAGAACAATACACTTTTTGTTCAAATATGCAGCGGCTGGCGATATTTCTTTGCGGTCAGTAGATGAATCAAGTGTTTTGCTGTGGAGCACCAAAGTGAAACTACAGGCCAATTTGGCATGGGATTATCAGAAAGGAGAGAAAACGGAATGGAGTCCATGAATGAGGAGAAAGAACTGTTGGAACACGTGATGAAGCTGATGGCAGAGCATTTCGGGAAAAATTGCGAGATCGTGCTTCATGATTTTATGGCGCCTGACAACCATACAATCATCGGAATTGAAAATGGGGAGGTAACGGGCCGGGAGATTGGCGGATGCGTTACGAATCTGGGCTTGGAGATCCTCAACGGAAAACCGGCGGAGGATGCATTCAATTATGCCACCTATGCTGAAAATGGGCATCTTCTGCGGTCTTCCTCCATCTATTTTCACAACAGCGCTGGACAGCCCATCGGTTCCCTGTGCATCAACACGGATATTACGGATACCACGTATTTTGAAAAGATGCTGCGGGAATACAACAATACCCACGACTATGAAAACAGGGAAGATGCTTCTCCGAAGGAGGTCTTCATGCCGGACGTCCATGAGCTGCTGAATCGCCTGATCGACCAGTGCATCCAAAAATATGGAAAGCCTCCGAAGCTCCTGACCAAAGAGGAAAAAATTCAGTTTATCGCGGATCTGGATATGAAGGGGGCCTTTGTGATCACGAAGGCCAGCGATCGCGTCTACTCGCTGCTTGGGATTTCCCGATACACATTCTATACATATCTGGAGCAGGGGAGGAAAATGCGTGGGGAAAGCCGGACTCCTGTAGAATAAAATGTTTGTCTAAAAGACACATTTTTTGTCTTGACATAGAACGGATTATTGTGTTAAAATACAATCAAACTTAAAACGCAGAAATAAGAACAACGGTAGAGACGAATCCGATCATGTTTTCCTCTCAAAATTGAGAGTTTATTTCTGCGAATTTTTTTACCCTTTGACAAAACAGAATGTCTGTATAAAAAACATAAAGTATGTCTGCTATCAGAGGCCAACTTCTGAAGCATATAAAAACTGACAGGGGGAAAAACGATGAAAAAATGGTTTGCTCTCGCTCTTGCGGCAATGATGATGCTCGCAACACTGACTGGATGCGGCGGTACCGAAAGCGGAGGCACCCAGCAGACCCAGGAAACAGACCAGGGTCAAAGCTCCTCTGAGACCGACACCGTAGTTTACCCGGAGATTCCTGCGAAGACCGGCAGTCTGACCATTGGTATTTCGACAAACGCGCTCTCCAATATCCACAACCGGCATATGTTTGAGGGACTGAGAGAAGAGGCGGAGGGGCGCGGCCATACTGTCGTCACGGCAAACGCCAATGGTGACCCCACGCAACAGGCCAACGACATTGAAAATCTGGTGCAGGCCGGATGCGATGTCATCGTCGTTCAGAACGCGGACAACTTCTCTCTGAAGAATGCGGTTCAGGAGGCCAGAATGGCAGGCATCCGCGTGATCTGCGAAGACACCGGCTGGATTGACGGCATCGACGCCATGTTCCTGCTGAACAGCATTGCTGTCCAGGCAGACATTAACATGATCCTGGCGGCTGAGGTGGGCTTCAGCGGCAAGATCATCACAACGGGGCATCAGGACAACTTTGCTTTGAGGGCTGGCTCCTACATCCATGACGCATTTGTAGAAGAATATGGATTTGATGTTGTAGCTCATGTACAGACAACCTTCCCTGGTACGACCGAAGTGACTTATAACGGCGTAGACTCTGCGCTGACAGCCAACCCCGATGTGGTTGCGATCTTCACATCTCAGGATCTGGAGGCCATGGGTGCGATCCAGGCTTTGAAGGAGCACGATCTCTATCCTCAGGTAAAGTGCATAGGCGTTGACGGCGAGGTAGACATCCTCAATGATATCAAGGCCGACGGCTCCTGCATTGCCACGGTGGTGTCCGATCTGGACAGCGCCAATGTCAATGTCGTAGATGCCTGTGAGGCGTTGATGGCCGGCGAGGATGTGGCGAAGTACCACGAAATCCCGTACGCCGTCGTCACAAAAGAAAATGTGGATGAGTTCCTGGAGAAGGCTACTGCTGAGGCTGAGAAGTACGCGGAATAAGGCTGATATAGAGAACATTGGGCCGCCCTGCGCTCCGGAATGGGGCGGCCCGATGCCATCTATGAAATATTTTTAGAAAATGAAGGGGAACTGACCAATGAGCGTGTATGAGAATTTGAAAGAACATGGGATCGAGCTGCCCAAGCAGCTGGCTGCGGCCGGACTCTATAAGCCTGTGAATCAGGCCGGGAATCTGGTGTTCATCTCCGGCCAGGGCAGCATGGTGGATGATACGAAGATCACCGGCCGTGTGGGCGCTGACCTGAGCGTGGAAGAGGGCGCCGCAGCTGCGCGGATCTGCGCGATCAACACACTGGCCGCGCTGGAGGCCTATCTGGGGGATCTGAACAGGGTGAAGCGGTGCGTGAAAATCCTGGGTTTCGTGGCCAGCACAGATGATTTCCATGAGCAGGCGCAGGTCATCAACAGCGCGTCTCAGGTCTTTATAGACGCCTTTGGAGAAGAGGGGCGGCACGCCAGATCCGCCATCGGCTCCAACGCCCTGCCGCTGGGCTTGGCCGTGGAAGTGGAATCCATCTTTGAGATCGAGGAGGCCTGAACAATGCTGGGAAGGGATGTTAGCCCTGTAGAGATCGCGGACATTTTCGCGGCAGAACAGAGACTCCGGAAAGTCTTTCCGCCCTCTCCGCTGCTGAACATGGAATTCCTGAACCAGCAGCTGGGTGCGCAAGTCTGGTTGAAAGCGGAGAACCTTCTGCCGTCGGGGGCCTATAAATACCGCGGCGCCATGAACAAGATCACTTCTCTGATCGAGCGGTACGGCAAGGAGCTTCGGATCGTCACAGCTTCCTCCGGAAATCATGGCATGGCTTGCGCACTGGCCGCCCGGAATCTGGGGGTCCAAGCAAATGTCGTGGTTCCCGTGTCCACGCCCCAGATCAAAAAGGACAGCATCCGCGCACTGGGGGCCAATTTGGTGGAAGTCGGCGCGACATATGACGAGTCCTTCGTCTCTGCCTGTGAACTGGCAGAAAAAGAGCATCTGTACTACGTGCACCCCACCTCTGACCGGTATACTGTGGGCGGCCAGGGGACCATTTCCCTGGAGATTCTGGACCAGTGCCCCCAAGTAGAGCAGATCGTGGTGCCCATCGGGGGCGGCGGCCTCATCACGGGGATCGCTCTGACCATGAAGACGCTGAAGCCCTCCGTCAAGATCTATGGTGTGATGCCGGCAGGGTCGGCTGTCTATGTGGAATCCCGTCGGCAGGGCCAGCTGGTGACGCTGGATCACTGTTCCTCTATGGCGGATGCAGTTGTACGGAAAACCGGCGAGGAATACCTGTATCCTTACATTGAAAAATATGTGGATGACATCTTTACAGTCACGGAGGACAGCATCCGGCAGGCGGTCAGAACAGCGTGCTTGTATGGAAAGCTGACGCTGGAGGGCTCCGGTGCCCTGGCCTTGGCGGCGTTGCTGGAGAAAAAGTGTCCGCTCAGTCCCGGAACGGTTCTGATCTGCTCCGGTGGAAATATCGACAAAGCTGTTTTGGACCTGTGTATGCAGGCTTGAGAGGAAATGATGGCTATGATGACCGTGAATGGCCAGCGGCTCCAAGCACATCTTGAGGCCCTGGCGGATATTGCCCGAACCCCGGACGGGATTTGCCGACTCTCCTATTCTGACAGCTTTTGGAAGTCCAACGCCTATGTGGCGCAGCTGATGCGGGAGGCTGGCATGAGCGTCACCACCAATCCAGTTGGAAATGTGGTGGGCACTTATCCTGGCAGGTCTCCGACAAAGATTACCATAGGCTCTCACATCGATTCTGTAGTAAATGGCGGGATCTTTGACGGCTGCCTGGGCGTTCTCGCGGGGATCGAAGCGGTCCACACCTTATCTGAAAAGGGGATCGTCCCCGAACACAGCATCGACGTGGTGTCCTTTGCCGAGGAGGAGGGCATTGTGATCACCGGACTGATCGGCAGCCGTGCTTACTGTGGGTTGCCACCCACAGAGCCGGTGCTAGAGAAGATGGGGGAGTTCGGATTTACCCTTCAGGACTTGGCAGAGGCGAAATACACGGGAGACATCGATTACTCCCTTGAGCTGCATATTGAGCAGGGCGGTGTGCTGGAGTCCCAGAAGAAGGATATCGGCGTGGTCCGCTCGATCATTGCCCTCCGGCGCTATATCGTGGAGTTTGCGGGCGTGGCCAATCACGCCGGCACGACGCCCATGACGCTGCGGAATGACGCGTTGGTCAAGGCGGCCAGGTTCATCATGCGGGTCCGCCAGGTGGTCATGGAGACCGACCCCCACATGGTGGGTACGGTAGGGCATCTGGAGGTGCAGCCCAACGCCATGAACGTGGTTCCGGGCCGTGTGGCTTTGACGCTGGAGCTACGGGGACTGCGGGAGGATCTGCTGGAGTCCGTTTATCAGATGCTGATGGAGGAGTTCCGGAAGGACATCGTCTCCTGCCGGCTGACGATGGAACAGCCCTGCTTCCATATGTCGGAAACCGTGCAGCAGAGCGTCCGGAACGCGGCCCAGAAGCTGGGACTTGCGGCGATGACTATGGACAGCGGAGCCGGTCACGACAGCATGAGCCTCTCGCAGGTGACGAGGGTCGGCATGATTTTTGTCCCAAGCGTCAAGGGAATCAGCCACAGCAAAGAGGAGTTCACGACGTGGGACGATGTGACCAATGGAGCAAATGTCCTCTTGCACGCCCTGTGTGACATCGATCGCCTTGAAACACCCGGGAGGTGAATTTTTTGAGCGAGAAAAACGACTATATCATTGAGATGCACGGCATCCAGAAGAGCTTTGGCGGCGTCAAGGCGCTGCGTAACATTGATCTGCAGGTGAAGCGCGGAAGCTGCCACGCCCTTCTGGGCGAGAACGGCGCTGGCAAATCGACCTTGATGAAGGTCCTGACCGGTATCATTGCAAAAGACAGCGGAAAGATCCTGCTCAATGGGGAGGAGGTCCAGATCCAGAGCCTCCGCCATGCAGAGGAGCTGGGCATCGCCATCGTTCCGCAGGAGCTGTCCTTTATCAGCTATTTTACGGTGGCGGAAAACATCTTCTATGGCGAAGAGCCTACACGTCCTCTGCCTCTGCTGATCGACTGGAAAAAGCTGTATACCGCCTGTGATGAGAAGCTCAAAGAGCTGAAAATCGATCTGCCCAGCAAAATGCAGGCCGGAAAGCTGAATGTCTCCGATCAACAGATGATGGTCATCGCTCGCGTACTGGCAAAGAATGCCAACATCATTATCATGGATGAACCGACGGCGCGCCTTGGTCATGGAGAAGTGACGAAGCTGCTGAAATATATTCAATATCTGAAAACCTGCGGGAAGACCATTATTTACATCTCCCATCGTCTGGAGGAAATTTTCGAGATCTGCGATACCATCACAGTCCTGCGCGACGGCGAGACGATTCAGACCGCTCCCACCTCCCAGATGGACAGCGACAAGCTGATCAACCTGATGGTCAACCGGCAGATCAAAGTCAACACCACCCGGACCCGGAAGAGCAGCATCGGCGAGACCGTCCTCTCTGTAAAGGGACTTTCGAAAAAGGGTGTGCTGCGGGACGTCTCGTTTGAAGTCCACAAGGGTGAGATTTTGGGGATGTTCGGCCTGGTGGGCGCCGGTCGGACAGAAGCGGTCCGCGCCATGCTGGGGGTTGACCGGTATGACACGGCGGAAATCCGGTTGGACAGTAAGCCCGTCGTATTCAAAAACATCGGACAGGCCCTAGCCGCTGGCGTCGCGCTTGTGCCGGAGGAGCGGCGGAAGCAGGGGATCCTTCCCAACACGCCGATTTACAAGAATGTGTCCATCTGCAATCTGAAGGCGCTGTCGCGTCTGGGCCTGATCGACAAGAAGA
This DNA window, taken from Dysosmobacter welbionis, encodes the following:
- a CDS encoding threonine ammonia-lyase codes for the protein MLGRDVSPVEIADIFAAEQRLRKVFPPSPLLNMEFLNQQLGAQVWLKAENLLPSGAYKYRGAMNKITSLIERYGKELRIVTASSGNHGMACALAARNLGVQANVVVPVSTPQIKKDSIRALGANLVEVGATYDESFVSACELAEKEHLYYVHPTSDRYTVGGQGTISLEILDQCPQVEQIVVPIGGGGLITGIALTMKTLKPSVKIYGVMPAGSAVYVESRRQGQLVTLDHCSSMADAVVRKTGEEYLYPYIEKYVDDIFTVTEDSIRQAVRTACLYGKLTLEGSGALALAALLEKKCPLSPGTVLICSGGNIDKAVLDLCMQA
- a CDS encoding helix-turn-helix transcriptional regulator, which encodes MESMNEEKELLEHVMKLMAEHFGKNCEIVLHDFMAPDNHTIIGIENGEVTGREIGGCVTNLGLEILNGKPAEDAFNYATYAENGHLLRSSSIYFHNSAGQPIGSLCINTDITDTTYFEKMLREYNNTHDYENREDASPKEVFMPDVHELLNRLIDQCIQKYGKPPKLLTKEEKIQFIADLDMKGAFVITKASDRVYSLLGISRYTFYTYLEQGRKMRGESRTPVE
- a CDS encoding sugar ABC transporter substrate-binding protein; protein product: MKKWFALALAAMMMLATLTGCGGTESGGTQQTQETDQGQSSSETDTVVYPEIPAKTGSLTIGISTNALSNIHNRHMFEGLREEAEGRGHTVVTANANGDPTQQANDIENLVQAGCDVIVVQNADNFSLKNAVQEARMAGIRVICEDTGWIDGIDAMFLLNSIAVQADINMILAAEVGFSGKIITTGHQDNFALRAGSYIHDAFVEEYGFDVVAHVQTTFPGTTEVTYNGVDSALTANPDVVAIFTSQDLEAMGAIQALKEHDLYPQVKCIGVDGEVDILNDIKADGSCIATVVSDLDSANVNVVDACEALMAGEDVAKYHEIPYAVVTKENVDEFLEKATAEAEKYAE
- a CDS encoding RidA family protein, which codes for MSVYENLKEHGIELPKQLAAAGLYKPVNQAGNLVFISGQGSMVDDTKITGRVGADLSVEEGAAAARICAINTLAALEAYLGDLNRVKRCVKILGFVASTDDFHEQAQVINSASQVFIDAFGEEGRHARSAIGSNALPLGLAVEVESIFEIEEA
- a CDS encoding sugar ABC transporter ATP-binding protein, which gives rise to MSEKNDYIIEMHGIQKSFGGVKALRNIDLQVKRGSCHALLGENGAGKSTLMKVLTGIIAKDSGKILLNGEEVQIQSLRHAEELGIAIVPQELSFISYFTVAENIFYGEEPTRPLPLLIDWKKLYTACDEKLKELKIDLPSKMQAGKLNVSDQQMMVIARVLAKNANIIIMDEPTARLGHGEVTKLLKYIQYLKTCGKTIIYISHRLEEIFEICDTITVLRDGETIQTAPTSQMDSDKLINLMVNRQIKVNTTRTRKSSIGETVLSVKGLSKKGVLRDVSFEVHKGEILGMFGLVGAGRTEAVRAMLGVDRYDTAEIRLDSKPVVFKNIGQALAAGVALVPEERRKQGILPNTPIYKNVSICNLKALSRLGLIDKKKELEYAKHCTEILGVACSSVFQNVGNLSGGNQQKVVISKYIDRNIRVLILDEPTRGIDVGAKDQIYEIIEGLAQQGMAVIVISSEIPELQLMCDRICVMSQGKVTTVIDRSEFADSDNILRNAIGI
- a CDS encoding Zn-dependent hydrolase; the protein is MMTVNGQRLQAHLEALADIARTPDGICRLSYSDSFWKSNAYVAQLMREAGMSVTTNPVGNVVGTYPGRSPTKITIGSHIDSVVNGGIFDGCLGVLAGIEAVHTLSEKGIVPEHSIDVVSFAEEEGIVITGLIGSRAYCGLPPTEPVLEKMGEFGFTLQDLAEAKYTGDIDYSLELHIEQGGVLESQKKDIGVVRSIIALRRYIVEFAGVANHAGTTPMTLRNDALVKAARFIMRVRQVVMETDPHMVGTVGHLEVQPNAMNVVPGRVALTLELRGLREDLLESVYQMLMEEFRKDIVSCRLTMEQPCFHMSETVQQSVRNAAQKLGLAAMTMDSGAGHDSMSLSQVTRVGMIFVPSVKGISHSKEEFTTWDDVTNGANVLLHALCDIDRLETPGR